One genomic region from Microcystis panniformis FACHB-1757 encodes:
- a CDS encoding addiction module protein, giving the protein MRSIEQLTEEILSLPSESRAFLADKLVESLEFDTDSAIQAVWVTEAKRRRDEVRDGSIQAIPGEDALAQVRRLIEP; this is encoded by the coding sequence ATGCGATCAATTGAGCAACTGACTGAGGAAATATTGTCGCTGCCTAGCGAATCAAGAGCATTCCTAGCAGACAAGTTGGTGGAAAGCTTGGAATTCGATACCGACTCAGCAATTCAGGCAGTTTGGGTAACTGAAGCCAAGCGCCGAAGAGATGAGGTGCGAGATGGTTCTATTCAAGCAATTCCAGGCGAAGACGCTTTAGCCCAAGTCAGACGGCTGATTGAGCCATGA
- the trxA gene encoding thioredoxin: MSEVTAVTDATFKDEVLDSADPVLVDFWAPWCGPCRMVAPVVEEIAKQFEGEVKVVKLNTDENPNIASQYGIRSIPTLMIFKGGQKVDMVVGAVPKTTLANTLTKHLESDDPQKGSKS; the protein is encoded by the coding sequence ATGTCAGAGGTTACTGCCGTTACAGATGCCACCTTTAAAGACGAAGTTTTAGATAGTGCCGACCCTGTCCTAGTGGATTTCTGGGCTCCTTGGTGCGGCCCTTGTCGAATGGTGGCTCCCGTTGTCGAGGAAATTGCCAAACAGTTCGAAGGGGAAGTCAAGGTGGTGAAACTCAACACCGACGAAAACCCCAATATCGCTAGTCAGTACGGGATTCGCAGTATTCCTACTCTGATGATCTTCAAAGGAGGTCAAAAAGTCGATATGGTGGTCGGGGCTGTACCTAAAACCACTTTAGCCAATACCTTAACTAAACACCTGGAATCTGATGATCCGCAAAAGGGCTCAAAAAGTTGA
- a CDS encoding sigma-70 family RNA polymerase sigma factor: MSQSIPASWSLEAKKSQNPVSPDKLSNYDLIARCQEGCQPDRAAFAELLRRYQAHVDKLLYHLAPDWQDRADLAQEVWIRVYRNINRLHEPLKFRGWLSRIATNLFYDELRKRKRVNHPISLDAPRRVEDGEIDWDIESDYPSPDEHLTTHEFYDQLQAAIADLPEAFRTTIILREIEGMAYEEIAEMTGVSLGTVKSRIARARAKLQSVLQPYFTEG; this comes from the coding sequence ATGAGTCAATCGATTCCAGCATCTTGGTCACTTGAGGCCAAAAAGTCTCAAAACCCCGTGTCCCCTGACAAACTCTCCAACTACGATCTAATTGCACGCTGTCAGGAAGGGTGTCAGCCAGATCGGGCAGCTTTTGCGGAACTGCTGCGGCGCTATCAGGCTCATGTTGATAAATTACTCTATCATTTGGCTCCCGATTGGCAAGATCGCGCTGATTTGGCTCAAGAGGTCTGGATTCGCGTCTATCGCAATATTAACCGTCTCCATGAACCCCTCAAGTTCCGCGGTTGGTTAAGTCGCATTGCTACTAATCTTTTTTACGACGAATTGCGGAAACGCAAGCGGGTTAATCATCCCATTTCCCTTGATGCTCCCCGGCGCGTGGAGGATGGCGAAATCGATTGGGATATCGAGTCCGATTACCCCAGTCCCGATGAACATCTCACCACCCACGAATTCTACGATCAATTACAGGCGGCGATCGCTGATTTACCAGAAGCTTTTCGGACAACTATTATTCTCCGAGAAATTGAAGGCATGGCCTACGAAGAAATTGCCGAGATGACGGGAGTTTCTTTAGGAACTGTTAAATCTCGCATTGCTCGCGCTCGCGCTAAATTACAATCCGTTTTACAGCCCTATTTTACAGAAGGCTAA
- a CDS encoding transposase produces MIHLSIVCCGRAVPLLWRVLDHPSATVAVNTYKPMLRDAQRLLKDYPDVMLLADRGFANHGLLSWLQVSGWHYCLRLPGDVLVHGVRRHPIEVKYLWPAKGEAILYDQVGLWTDGIYRCNLVLARVTGVKEPWAVITDETPSLNTLWQYALRFRVEELFLDSKSGAFQLEDSAIRSAPALTRLYLVAALALLYATTHGMAVQLNGLRSQVDPHWTRGLSYLKIGLRWLQGVVHKGRSLLSPIPLFHSDPEPCFSSKNALSDYYDRIWFSRVHSLLCRP; encoded by the coding sequence ATGATTCATCTGTCGATAGTCTGTTGCGGTCGTGCAGTCCCCCTGTTATGGCGAGTGCTAGACCATCCGAGTGCCACCGTCGCAGTGAACACCTACAAACCGATGCTGCGCGATGCTCAGCGATTGTTGAAGGATTATCCCGATGTCATGCTCTTAGCCGACCGAGGGTTTGCCAATCATGGTTTGCTCAGTTGGCTGCAAGTCAGTGGATGGCATTACTGCTTACGTTTACCTGGCGACGTTCTGGTCCATGGGGTTCGGCGACATCCTATCGAAGTCAAATATCTCTGGCCTGCCAAAGGAGAAGCCATTCTTTACGATCAGGTCGGTCTGTGGACAGACGGCATCTATCGATGCAATCTTGTTCTGGCAAGGGTCACGGGAGTCAAAGAACCTTGGGCTGTCATTACTGACGAAACCCCCTCTCTGAACACTTTATGGCAGTACGCCTTGCGCTTTCGGGTCGAGGAGTTATTTTTAGATTCAAAATCCGGTGCTTTTCAACTTGAAGACTCCGCTATCCGTTCTGCTCCTGCTTTGACCCGTCTGTATTTGGTCGCAGCCCTTGCTCTTCTTTATGCCACTACTCACGGTATGGCCGTTCAACTCAATGGTCTTCGCTCTCAGGTTGACCCCCATTGGACGCGGGGTCTCAGCTATCTCAAAATTGGTCTTCGTTGGCTCCAGGGCGTTGTCCACAAGGGCCGCTCTTTGCTTTCTCCTATCCCTTTGTTCCACTCTGACCCAGAACCCTGTTTCTCTTCTAAGAACGCTCTCTCCGATTACTATGACCGAATATGGTTTTCCCGTGTTCACTCTTTGCTCTGTCGTCCTTGA
- a CDS encoding transposase, with translation MKLLWFPLIKQIVKLEFSGKNKNREPRRRLKKLKHAGRLLVVIDRTDWKGRNLFVASVICGRRALPVYWVLLNKKGSSALGEPKKFLKPVLGLLKPYPLVVMGDREFQSAQLGKWLDDRGVAFIFRQKKSTYTRLKDGENYQALSELEPNRGERNFFRGVTHTKSHEIEGFNLATYGKRGYRTKGSKAG, from the coding sequence GTGAAACTCTTGTGGTTTCCTTTGATCAAACAGATCGTCAAGCTAGAATTTAGCGGAAAAAATAAAAATCGAGAGCCAAGAAGAAGGCTCAAAAAACTGAAACACGCGGGAAGATTATTAGTCGTCATAGATAGAACCGATTGGAAGGGTAGAAATTTATTCGTCGCCAGTGTGATTTGTGGTCGGAGAGCTTTGCCCGTATATTGGGTGTTACTGAATAAAAAAGGAAGTAGCGCTCTCGGGGAACCGAAAAAATTCCTCAAGCCAGTCTTAGGGTTGTTGAAACCCTATCCGCTCGTCGTAATGGGAGACCGTGAATTTCAGTCAGCGCAATTAGGGAAGTGGCTTGACGACAGAGGTGTAGCTTTTATCTTCCGTCAAAAGAAAAGTACCTACACGCGATTGAAAGATGGAGAAAACTATCAAGCCCTTTCCGAGTTAGAACCGAACCGGGGCGAGCGAAACTTCTTTCGGGGAGTGACCCACACGAAAAGCCATGAGATCGAGGGGTTCAACCTAGCAACTTATGGGAAAAGAGGTTATCGAACTAAAGGGTCTAAAGCAGGGTAA
- a CDS encoding type II toxin-antitoxin system RelE/ParE family toxin encodes MRYVFHPEALNEYAEAVQYYTEQRVEVAQAFINAIEDTVYRIRESPTRYAAIDEDVRRCMARKFP; translated from the coding sequence ATGAGGTACGTATTTCATCCTGAAGCGCTGAATGAATACGCTGAAGCAGTTCAATACTACACAGAGCAGAGAGTTGAGGTTGCTCAAGCGTTCATAAACGCGATCGAGGATACAGTTTATCGGATCAGGGAGTCTCCAACCCGTTACGCTGCAATTGATGAAGATGTTCGGCGGTGTATGGCGCGTAAGTTTCCTTAG
- the dprA gene encoding DNA-processing protein DprA — protein sequence MTDERVYWLAWSSIAGVGAISLKRLYQHFGSVAVAWNATDSAIAEVAGFGKKLMVAVREGRSQIDPEALFAEHIQKNPLFWTPSDPEYPRFLWEIPSPPPLLYYQGKVNLEENQGNIPTVAIVGTRNPTDHGRRWARRLSTLLAQQGFTIVSGMAEGIDGEAHQSCLKAGGRTIAVLGTGVDVVYPSRHRQLHADIQKQGLVISEHPAATQPNKAHFPSRNRIIAGLSRATIVIEAPERSGSLITASYANEFGGDIYALPNSPDIATARGCLQLIHQGAEIIVSEEKLLQMLGAIPTANQSAPVNLSPSLPLETSPVVNAAPPVNLEPRLAQVYQLFDRDALLFDIIVQKMQIPTSEVAGILLELELMGLVTQLPGMRYQKT from the coding sequence TTGACAGACGAGCGCGTTTATTGGTTAGCATGGTCAAGTATTGCTGGAGTTGGGGCAATTTCCCTGAAGCGACTCTATCAGCATTTCGGCAGTGTCGCTGTGGCCTGGAATGCCACCGATTCTGCGATCGCAGAAGTGGCGGGATTTGGCAAAAAGTTAATGGTAGCGGTACGGGAAGGGCGATCGCAAATTGACCCAGAAGCTCTTTTCGCCGAACATATCCAGAAAAATCCCCTTTTTTGGACTCCTAGCGACCCAGAATATCCCCGATTTCTCTGGGAAATTCCCAGTCCTCCCCCCTTACTTTACTATCAAGGAAAGGTCAATTTAGAGGAAAATCAGGGAAATATCCCCACCGTCGCCATTGTGGGTACTCGTAACCCCACGGATCACGGCCGGCGCTGGGCGCGGCGCTTAAGTACCCTTTTGGCCCAACAGGGATTTACTATTGTTTCTGGTATGGCCGAAGGAATTGATGGCGAGGCACACCAAAGCTGTTTAAAAGCAGGGGGAAGGACGATTGCCGTCTTGGGAACGGGGGTCGATGTGGTTTATCCTAGTCGTCATCGGCAGCTACACGCCGACATCCAAAAGCAGGGTTTAGTCATTAGTGAACATCCCGCCGCAACTCAACCGAATAAAGCCCATTTTCCCAGTCGTAATCGCATTATCGCCGGTTTAAGTCGCGCCACGATTGTTATCGAGGCCCCCGAAAGGTCTGGCTCCCTGATCACGGCCAGTTATGCTAACGAATTCGGCGGCGATATCTATGCTTTACCCAATTCTCCCGATATTGCCACCGCTAGGGGTTGTTTACAACTGATTCATCAGGGAGCGGAAATTATCGTTTCTGAGGAGAAATTACTACAAATGTTGGGGGCAATTCCCACCGCGAACCAATCCGCACCGGTTAATCTCTCCCCTTCACTCCCTCTAGAGACATCCCCAGTCGTTAATGCTGCTCCTCCAGTCAATCTAGAACCTAGACTAGCACAAGTGTATCAGTTATTTGACAGAGATGCCCTGTTGTTTGACATTATTGTTCAAAAAATGCAAATCCCCACCTCAGAAGTGGCGGGGATCCTATTGGAATTAGAATTAATGGGTCTAGTGACTCAGTTACCCGGTATGCGTTACCAGAAAACCTAG
- a CDS encoding DUF5615 family PIN-like protein, giving the protein MANKLKFHLDESVSNAIAKGLRMRGIDVTTSPEKGLMGSSDEEQLAYALSQGRVIFTFDDDFLVLSSMGLEHWGIIYSHQRQSIGKIISDLVLIWECLEPDYMYKNVEFL; this is encoded by the coding sequence ATGGCCAATAAGCTTAAGTTTCACCTAGATGAAAGCGTCTCTAATGCGATCGCTAAAGGTTTAAGAATGCGAGGGATTGATGTTACAACTTCTCCAGAAAAAGGACTGATGGGGTCTTCCGATGAGGAACAATTAGCATATGCTTTATCGCAAGGCCGAGTCATTTTTACTTTTGATGATGATTTTCTGGTTTTGTCTTCAATGGGATTAGAGCATTGGGGGATTATTTATTCACATCAACGTCAATCTATTGGCAAAATTATTAGTGATTTAGTTTTAATTTGGGAATGTTTAGAGCCTGATTATATGTATAAAAATGTTGAGTTTTTATAA
- a CDS encoding acetate kinase, translated as MKILVLNAGSSSQKSCLYDLDFFPSHPPQPIWAAGIDWTVNPDYGVLTVKAKGIKQEINLSSQDRPAAIARMLETLVTGETKVVANLADISIVGHRVVHGGTEYSQATMITPPVKETIKKLIPLAPSHNPAHLEGIEAIEQVLGDVPQIAVFDTAFHRSIPPESSLYPIPYQWSELGIRRYGFHGTSHQYCSQRAAELLGKPLESLKMVICHLGNGASLSAVKGGKSVDTTMGFTPLEGLMMGTRSGSIDPGILIYLEREYQYNPDSLNSLLNKESGLKGISGISGDMRAITTAIDEGNERAKLAFEMYIHRLKSLIGSMIASLEGLDVLVFTAGIGENSALVREKASQGWSFLGLELDLAKNAARPRDEDIATDTSKVKVMVIATAEDWAIARECWHFFQ; from the coding sequence ATGAAAATTCTGGTCTTAAATGCGGGATCGAGCAGTCAAAAAAGTTGTTTATACGATTTAGATTTTTTCCCCTCCCATCCTCCCCAACCAATTTGGGCAGCGGGAATCGATTGGACGGTTAACCCTGATTACGGGGTTTTAACGGTAAAAGCCAAGGGAATTAAACAGGAAATTAATCTTTCTAGTCAGGATCGTCCGGCGGCAATTGCTCGGATGTTAGAGACTTTAGTCACTGGCGAAACTAAGGTGGTGGCCAACCTCGCAGACATTAGTATAGTCGGTCATCGAGTTGTCCATGGTGGCACGGAATATTCCCAAGCAACTATGATCACTCCCCCAGTCAAAGAAACGATTAAAAAGCTGATCCCCCTTGCTCCTAGCCATAATCCCGCTCATTTAGAAGGAATTGAAGCGATCGAGCAAGTTTTAGGCGATGTTCCTCAAATAGCAGTGTTTGACACCGCTTTTCATCGTTCTATCCCTCCCGAGTCTTCTCTTTATCCCATTCCCTACCAATGGAGTGAACTGGGAATCCGTCGCTATGGTTTTCATGGCACCAGTCATCAGTACTGCTCCCAACGGGCCGCCGAATTGTTGGGAAAACCCCTAGAATCCTTGAAAATGGTCATCTGTCATCTGGGTAATGGTGCTTCCCTATCGGCAGTCAAGGGGGGTAAAAGTGTCGATACTACTATGGGATTTACTCCCCTAGAGGGATTGATGATGGGAACCCGCAGCGGTTCGATCGATCCAGGGATTCTGATTTATCTAGAGCGAGAATATCAATATAATCCCGATAGTTTAAATAGTTTACTCAATAAAGAATCGGGTTTAAAGGGAATTTCGGGTATTTCTGGGGATATGCGGGCAATTACCACGGCGATAGACGAAGGCAACGAGAGGGCAAAATTAGCATTTGAGATGTATATTCATCGTCTGAAAAGTTTAATCGGATCGATGATCGCTTCTCTAGAGGGGTTAGATGTCTTGGTATTTACGGCAGGAATCGGCGAAAATTCAGCTTTAGTGCGGGAAAAAGCCAGTCAAGGCTGGTCTTTTTTGGGTTTAGAGTTAGATTTGGCTAAAAATGCCGCTCGTCCCCGGGATGAGGATATCGCCACCGACACATCTAAAGTAAAAGTGATGGTAATTGCCACGGCGGAAGATTGGGCGATCGCAAGAGAATGCTGGCATTTCTTTCAATAG
- a CDS encoding PAP/fibrillin family protein, with product MDAKAKLLELIAGRNRGLLATESDRVRILAAIEQLEDHNPHPHPLEVKQLLGGNWRLLFTSSRNILGIDRLPFFQLGQIYQYLDLNKAKLYNIAEIIGVPWLEGVVIVSATFEPTSERRIMVKFERSILGLQRLLNYHSAQEFIDAIESGQKFPPLDFSFNNRPQTGWLDITYLDEDLRIGRGSEGSVFILAREKT from the coding sequence ATGGATGCCAAAGCGAAATTACTGGAATTGATCGCTGGTAGAAATCGCGGACTCCTGGCTACGGAAAGCGACCGCGTGCGGATTTTAGCGGCGATCGAACAATTGGAGGATCACAATCCCCATCCCCATCCCCTCGAAGTTAAACAACTATTAGGGGGTAATTGGCGCTTATTATTTACCAGCAGCCGCAACATTCTGGGAATAGATCGCCTACCTTTTTTTCAATTAGGGCAAATTTATCAATATCTCGACCTGAACAAGGCTAAACTCTACAATATTGCTGAAATTATCGGCGTGCCTTGGCTAGAAGGGGTAGTAATCGTCTCCGCTACCTTTGAACCCACATCCGAGCGTCGGATAATGGTCAAATTTGAGCGCTCGATCCTCGGTCTGCAACGTCTTCTCAATTATCATTCTGCCCAAGAATTTATCGATGCGATCGAGAGTGGCCAAAAATTTCCTCCCCTCGATTTTTCCTTCAATAATCGCCCACAAACCGGTTGGCTCGATATCACCTATCTCGATGAAGATCTCCGCATCGGTCGCGGCAGCGAAGGCAGCGTCTTTATTCTCGCTAGGGAAAAAACCTAA
- a CDS encoding anti-sigma factor family protein, whose translation MNNYQPEDVQWIKSLLRHDDSDSDSAAEDILFLDEDNEEAHRFDLISAYIDNEVTVEERKLVQHWLDHDAAAKKLYRQLLGLQTNLRQIPVPATMAGDRLAEQVFRKVDGQRRRQYYVYGGAILTAVAIAVGSYFVSVRNDPLSQMASSPSSISQEGDHLMIALNHPIIEIPTTEEPKENGQR comes from the coding sequence ATGAATAATTATCAACCCGAAGATGTTCAATGGATAAAGTCTTTGTTACGTCACGATGACAGCGATTCCGACTCCGCAGCCGAGGATATTTTATTCTTAGATGAGGATAACGAAGAAGCTCATCGTTTCGATTTAATTAGCGCCTATATTGATAACGAAGTAACGGTAGAGGAAAGAAAGCTAGTTCAGCATTGGTTAGACCATGATGCTGCCGCTAAAAAACTCTATCGGCAGCTCTTGGGATTACAAACTAATTTAAGGCAAATTCCCGTACCAGCTACTATGGCCGGCGACCGATTGGCAGAACAGGTGTTCAGAAAAGTCGATGGTCAGCGTCGTCGGCAATATTATGTTTATGGTGGCGCAATTTTAACGGCTGTGGCGATCGCTGTTGGCTCCTACTTCGTCTCGGTACGCAATGATCCCCTCTCCCAAATGGCCAGCAGTCCGAGCAGTATTAGCCAAGAGGGAGACCATTTGATGATTGCTCTCAACCATCCGATTATCGAGATTCCCACAACGGAAGAGCCAAAAGAGAATGGCCAAAGGTAA
- the cobI gene encoding precorrin-2 C(20)-methyltransferase encodes MNKLGKLYGLGIGPGDPELLTLKAHRILTTVPVIAYPTLESGKVLARAIVSDFIRPEQIEIPMPLPFSVERSSQPHYDIAAENIAEQLNLGRDVAVLCVGDPMLYGTFMYIFNRLCDRFSIEVVPGISSVMASAAMLGVPITYRNDVFSIMPATLEAEILRDRLGFIDAAAIIKLGRHFAKVRDILQELGLLERALYIERATLPNQQIIPITEIDPEAVTYWSLILIPSKTKPQ; translated from the coding sequence ATGAATAAATTAGGCAAACTTTATGGATTAGGAATCGGGCCTGGCGATCCCGAATTGTTGACGCTAAAAGCACACCGGATTCTCACAACTGTTCCGGTAATTGCCTATCCTACCTTAGAAAGTGGCAAAGTTTTGGCACGGGCAATTGTCTCGGATTTTATCCGTCCCGAGCAGATAGAAATTCCCATGCCTTTACCTTTTAGTGTCGAGCGCAGTTCTCAACCTCATTATGATATTGCCGCCGAAAATATCGCCGAACAGTTAAACTTAGGTCGAGATGTGGCGGTTTTATGTGTGGGCGATCCGATGTTGTATGGCACATTTATGTATATCTTTAATCGCTTGTGCGATCGCTTTTCTATTGAAGTCGTGCCGGGTATTTCTTCAGTGATGGCAAGTGCAGCAATGCTGGGTGTACCTATCACTTATCGAAATGACGTATTTAGTATTATGCCCGCTACTTTAGAGGCGGAAATATTGCGGGATCGCCTAGGATTTATCGATGCAGCAGCGATTATTAAATTAGGCAGACATTTCGCTAAAGTTCGTGATATTCTCCAGGAATTAGGATTATTAGAACGCGCCCTCTACATCGAACGAGCAACCCTACCCAATCAGCAAATTATTCCGATTACCGAAATCGATCCAGAGGCTGTCACCTACTGGTCATTAATTCTGATTCCTAGTAAAACTAAACCCCAATAA
- a CDS encoding DUF433 domain-containing protein, which yields MSSLVLKQHIEVTPGVCGGKPRIAGHRIKVQDIVIWHERMAMCPDEIVYNYPTITLADVYAALAYYHEHREEIRQDIESSENFAKQLQGDKPSLVEKLLKGNNGQ from the coding sequence ATGTCATCCTTAGTGCTTAAACAGCATATTGAAGTAACACCTGGTGTTTGTGGCGGTAAACCTCGTATTGCTGGACATCGGATTAAGGTACAAGACATTGTTATTTGGCATGAAAGAATGGCGATGTGTCCTGATGAAATTGTTTATAATTATCCAACGATTACTTTAGCTGATGTTTATGCAGCTTTAGCTTATTACCATGAGCATCGAGAAGAAATTCGCCAAGATATTGAATCCAGCGAAAATTTTGCTAAACAGTTACAAGGGGATAAACCTTCATTGGTCGAAAAACTTTTAAAGGGAAATAATGGCCAATAA
- a CDS encoding SUMF1/EgtB/PvdO family nonheme iron enzyme yields MSDSPESIRNTSVSDQATNNDALGFEPYVIAIAEFLLHEQTQPPLTLSVEGEWGSGKSSFMKMLEEYLRKKGGRTVWFNAWRHDKAESVWAAFALSFIKQISTPKNWRDLPRVILGHFKLQLLRFNLEKGLFELIKALPLIIFVICASIAIPFILIVYGVEGINELIRATTSQDIFWSKINSVFKLLFTAVGVTLSGAGIFAGIKSLLRNFQRLLQNPKNNLIKYIEAPDYKKQSAFVEEFHEDFAKIVDAYVGNDRVYVFIDDLDRCEHPKSADLMQAINLMIADDPSVVFILGMDREKVAASLAVKYENILKYLPSETTEIDPDILARRSANKGLAYGYTFIEKFVQLPFLVPQPSRSDFERFLIQLATSTPPNLPPAKPRFPFFQSFWGKLALPQRNNSQKHLTSPTSNQTSDLNKSSPDNPSIESEQTEKEKARASVIKRLEAIQVNNFDKDSPTVRNVIMMVAPALDYNPRRIKHFINVFRLKVYIANETGLFFEKRDKDDNLLEPSLTFEQLGKFTAISLKWPLLLSDLENDQQILAKLEKFALDEEKTQEYEESIRYWASHTKLKALMAYGHTRFVTNSKFSLAEVNVDKLLQVSPKIIRSANQPIQRKQISQNIKISQNITSLPPDFHLEMVDIPAGKFNMGSNEYEDEKPIHEVIVPAFQIGKYPVTQAQYQAVMEKASSSFSRNPQNPVKSVSKDDAEVFCKQLSKLTGKNYRLPTEAEWEYACRAGTETRFSFGDDESQLGDYAWFNGNSNGTTHPVGEKRPNPWGIYDMHGNVWEWCVNKWTGHYDIAWNSYKASSLRGGACDSYPGLCRSAYRGDMDVLGYGHGFRVVCDLS; encoded by the coding sequence ATGTCCGATTCTCCTGAATCTATCCGCAATACTAGCGTCAGCGATCAAGCGACTAATAATGATGCTCTCGGATTTGAGCCTTATGTAATAGCGATCGCTGAATTTTTGTTGCATGAGCAGACACAACCACCCCTAACTTTATCGGTTGAGGGAGAGTGGGGTAGTGGCAAGTCTTCTTTTATGAAAATGTTGGAGGAATATTTACGAAAAAAAGGAGGTCGGACGGTTTGGTTTAATGCTTGGCGACACGATAAAGCGGAGTCGGTATGGGCAGCTTTTGCGCTGTCTTTTATTAAGCAGATTTCTACGCCCAAAAATTGGCGAGATTTGCCTCGAGTTATTCTAGGACATTTTAAATTACAATTATTGCGTTTTAACTTAGAAAAAGGCTTATTTGAATTAATTAAAGCTTTACCATTAATAATTTTTGTGATTTGTGCCTCAATTGCTATTCCCTTTATTTTAATCGTTTATGGAGTTGAAGGAATTAACGAATTAATCAGAGCAACAACCTCTCAAGATATTTTTTGGAGCAAAATTAATTCAGTTTTTAAATTATTATTTACTGCGGTCGGTGTCACCTTATCAGGAGCGGGGATTTTCGCTGGTATTAAGAGTTTATTGAGAAATTTTCAAAGATTACTCCAAAACCCCAAAAACAACCTAATTAAATACATAGAAGCCCCAGATTATAAAAAACAATCGGCATTTGTAGAAGAATTTCATGAAGATTTTGCTAAAATTGTTGATGCCTATGTTGGCAATGATCGGGTATATGTATTTATTGACGATTTAGATCGTTGTGAACATCCAAAATCAGCGGACTTGATGCAAGCGATTAACTTGATGATTGCCGATGATCCTTCAGTCGTGTTTATTTTAGGAATGGACAGAGAAAAAGTAGCCGCTAGTTTAGCTGTCAAATACGAAAACATTCTCAAGTATTTACCGTCAGAAACCACAGAAATTGATCCTGATATTTTAGCGAGACGTAGTGCTAATAAAGGGTTAGCTTATGGTTATACTTTCATTGAAAAGTTTGTCCAGCTTCCCTTTTTAGTTCCCCAACCATCCCGGTCAGATTTTGAGCGTTTTTTGATTCAGCTTGCTACTTCAACTCCTCCCAATTTACCGCCAGCTAAACCTCGTTTTCCATTTTTTCAGTCATTCTGGGGTAAGTTAGCTTTACCCCAGAGAAATAATTCGCAAAAGCATCTTACTTCCCCAACAAGTAATCAGACAAGTGATTTAAACAAATCGTCTCCAGATAATCCTTCGATAGAATCTGAACAAACCGAAAAAGAGAAAGCACGAGCATCTGTAATTAAGCGATTAGAAGCGATTCAAGTCAACAATTTTGATAAAGATTCCCCAACAGTGCGGAATGTCATTATGATGGTGGCTCCCGCATTGGATTACAATCCGCGACGGATTAAACACTTTATCAATGTCTTTCGTCTCAAGGTTTATATCGCTAATGAAACTGGTTTATTTTTTGAGAAGCGAGACAAGGATGATAATTTGTTAGAGCCTTCTTTGACTTTTGAACAGTTAGGTAAATTTACTGCCATTAGTTTAAAATGGCCATTGTTATTGTCAGATTTGGAAAATGATCAGCAAATTTTAGCAAAATTAGAAAAATTTGCACTAGATGAAGAAAAAACCCAAGAATATGAAGAGTCGATTCGCTATTGGGCTAGTCATACTAAGCTTAAAGCTTTAATGGCTTACGGTCATACAAGATTTGTAACTAACTCTAAATTTAGCTTGGCAGAGGTAAATGTTGATAAGTTATTACAAGTATCACCCAAGATAATTCGGTCAGCTAATCAGCCTATTCAACGAAAACAAATTAGTCAAAATATAAAAATTAGCCAAAATATTACCTCATTGCCTCCAGACTTTCACTTAGAAATGGTGGATATACCCGCCGGTAAATTTAACATGGGTTCTAATGAGTATGAAGATGAAAAACCGATACATGAAGTAATTGTGCCAGCATTTCAGATAGGCAAATATCCCGTCACCCAAGCACAGTATCAAGCAGTGATGGAAAAAGCTAGTTCAAGTTTTTCACGAAATCCCCAGAACCCAGTAAAATCTGTTAGTAAGGATGATGCTGAAGTCTTTTGTAAACAACTGAGCAAGTTAACCGGAAAAAACTACCGTTTGCCTACAGAAGCAGAATGGGAATATGCCTGTCGCGCTGGCACAGAAACCCGATTTAGTTTTGGCGATGATGAAAGTCAACTAGGAGATTATGCCTGGTTTAATGGTAATTCAAATGGTACGACCCATCCTGTTGGGGAAAAGCGACCTAATCCCTGGGGAATCTATGATATGCACGGCAATGTTTGGGAATGGTGTGTTAATAAATGGACTGGACATTATGATATTGCATGGAATAGTTATAAAGCATCATCACTTCGTGGCGGAGCTTGTGACTCCTATCCCGGACTTTGCCGTTCCGCGTATCGCGGCGACATGGATGTTCTCGGCTACGGACACGGGTTTCGGGTTGTGTGCGATCTCTCCTAA